A region of the Kaistia geumhonensis genome:
GCGGGCGCGCCTGGCGCTCTCGCTCTCGCGCATTTCGCGGACGATACGGGCGATGGCCTTCGGGTCGAAGCCCGTCTCCTTCGCCCGCTTCTTGAGGTCGGTGATATCGCCGGCGATATCGGCCTTGGCTTCCTCGAGGCGCAACAGATCATCGACGAAGCCGCGCAGCATGGCGGCGCTGTTGGAGCCATCACTGGACATGCTTCTGATCCTCTCCTGAGGCTGGACGAAGGGCGTGTTGCGCGTAGAGCGCGACAGAGATCGACGCGCCGCCGAGGCCTCCGCAGAGCATGGCGACGGTCACCGCAAGCTCGTCGGAGCCCGGATAGGTCAGGAAGACCGGCAGCCAGAGCGGCCATGTCGCGGCGAGCAGCAGCAGGCCGATCACGAGCCCGGCGCCGGTACCGAGCACGGCGACGAAGATGATGGCGCAGGCTGTGAGGATCGTGCCGGCCATCGCTCAGCCTTCCCCCAGCGCGGCCGGGCACCATCTGCGCAGGCGCGCCCGGTATTCGTCGGCGGGCCTCGGCCACGGCCAGGCCTTGATGGCGCCGCGGACCTTGATCGGCTGCAGGTCTTCCATCGCCCATGGCGCCGGCGGCTTTGCCATCAGATGCGCGCGCTCGGTCATGAGCATGCGGGCATCCCAATCCTTGACGACGCGGCTCGTCTCGAGCGGGAGGGGGAAGGCGATGCCCGCCGCCCGGTGAATGGCAGCGTCGATCCGCGCCTTCAGCGTGCGGATCGCCTCGCGGAAGCCGTCCTCGGAGGGGCTGAGGAGCCGCTCGACGCTGACAATCGCCAGCGCCTCGGCGATCGGCGTCGCTATATCGCCGAGATAGGCCTCATGCGCATCGTGCAGGAGGAAGGCCGCGGCGTAGTCCGGCCGGCCGGTCTCGGCGAAGAGGAGATCGGCGCCCAGCACGCAATGCTGTGCGACGGAATAGGCGCCGGCATGGCCGGTGAAGCGCGGGATGCGCGCCAGGGCCTCGGGAATGTCGACCGCGAAGTCGACATTCTCAGCCTTCGGGTCGATCAGATCGAAGGCGCGGCCACTCGCCGTCTGGAGCCATGGCGCGGTCATTGGACAGTGCCCCGGCCTTCGGCGCGCTGGCCGAGATAGTCTAGGGCCCACTCGACGCCGCTGACCTTCAGCGCGTCAACGAGCATCCGAGCTCCGTCTGCGACAAGCGCGCGCGCGAAGCCGGCATTGGGCGCTTCCTTCACCACGACCGAGCTCGCGAGCGTCGCGATCATGACGTGCGACAGCACCGCTGCGACGAAGTCCTGGGCCGGGACCCGCTCGTCAATCTTCTGCGCAGCGCAGAAGGTCGGCCAGTTATCGAGGATCTGCTCATAGAAGCTCGCAGCCAGCTTCCCTTGCGCGTCCAGCGCGGCTTCGATCTCGGGCGGGTAGGCGGGAGCCGTCGCTTCCTCCGGCTGCGCTGCACTCATGAGGGTGGCTCCTTTCGAGCACGAGGGAGAGCTTGCTGCGCCGATCGTCGGCATCGGCGCGCGCGAGGCGGCCGGTGGACCAGAGGTCAGGGTCGATCGGCGCTTCGACGGGCATCAGGACGCGAGGCCGAGTCCGACGAGAGCGAGGCCGAAGCTCGCCATGGCGGCCGCGAAGGCTGCGAGCAGCGCGAGGCCGGCGACCGACTGGACGGCGTCGCGAGCAAAGCTGCGCCAGTCGATCCGCGCCGGCTCGGGAGCCGGGATGAAGAGCGGGGCGCGCATCAGCGAGCCCTCGCGATCGCCGGCGGCTCGTCGCGATAAACGGGGCCGCCGCCCGCCCCGTTAATCGCGTCAACCAAGGCCTTGCTGTAGACGCCGTCCTTGGTGACGAGGAGCGCGAGCAAGGTCTCGTTGCTCATGAGCGTGACAATGCGGGTGTCGCCGCGGACAAGCTGTTCGGCGGTAAGCCGCTCGCCGGCGCGCAGGCTGATGGCGGTAACTTCGTTCGCCATGGCCGTCACGCCGCCACGTCGAAGAGGAAGCGGCAGTTTTCGACCGCCTGCTTGCCGCGCTTCAGGATCGCGGCGCCTTCGCGGTCGAGGCCGGCGCCGTGACGCTCGGCGAGGTCGACGAGGGCTTTCAGGGCGTGGACGGTCTCGACCGGGCCATCGACGGCGGGGCGCTCGATGACGCGGACGGCCTGCTCTCTCGCAAGGCGGCGGGCGGCCGGGGCGTATTCCGCGATCTCGGCGACGGTGAAGCCCTCGCTCGCGAGGTCATCATCGGAACAGCTGCCGAAGCCGGCGGCCATCTCGATCATCGTCGCGGCCATCAGGCCGACGATCGCGCCGACCTGGGCACTCGGGTCGGCTTCAATGCGCGCCTTGGCCAGCGCGGCGGCGGTGTCGACCATGGGAAAGCCTCCATCGGTGGTTCGATGGAGGGAACGCTAGTGCGGTATGCGTACCGCGTCAAGCGTCAAATGCGGTATATCGGCATATTTACCGCATCAAAGGCCGAACAGGTCGTTCATGCTGAGGACCCGATGGACGGCCACGACCGTCTGGGCGGCGAATTCCATCGTCGCTTCAGGGTTCAGTTGGCGGGCGACAACGCCCGACTGCCGGCGCTCAAGGAAGATCTTGATGTAGCACTGCAGCGGAGCGTGCGGGCCATTTCGGATGTGGATGGCAACGGTATCGCCCCGACGCACCGGCTTGTGCGGATTCACGAAGCGGAGGTCACCGTCGAGGTGCTGCGGCTCCATCGAGTGCCCGGTGATGTAGAGTGCGTAAGCGTCCTTGATGTGGGCGAGCGCTGGCGGCCGGCGAGCATAGTCGACGATCTCGCCCTCAAAGTTGAAGCCCTCAAACGTACCCATGAGGCTACCCGCCGCCAACCCGTACACGGGCACATTCAACGGCATTTCAGCGCGACTTGGCAACCGGACGTCGGCGAGCCTCACTTCGCTGCTGCTGTCGAACGCCTCTCGCGCCAGCTGATCGGGCGTCAAAAGAACCGGCTGGGGCGGCTCCGGCTGGGGCGGGGCGCCGTCAGCGTCATCAGCGACCTGGTCGGTTTCGCCGAGCAAATAGGAGGTCGTCGTCTCAAGGACGGCCGCGATCTTGGCGAGGTTCTCGCTTCGCGGCATCCGGCCCTTCGCCCGCGTGAGATTGCGCAGACCATCGCGGCTCATCCCCGCCCGAGTGGACGCCGCCTCGCGCGAAAGCCCGAGCGCTTTCAAGCGCTCCTCGATCCGCTGCAGCAGGATGTCGTGACGGGTTGCCATGATCGGTTTCCTTACCGCGACGCTGTCAAAACCGCATCCGGTATCCGTACCGTTGACAGTGCGGTTTTCGTACCGCATCATGGTGGCCATGTTGTCCATCGACGCCTTCCTTCGACTGGTTGACGCCTACTGCGCCGCAAGCGGTCTGGCAGTGTCGACGCTCTCGACCCGATTGTTCAATGACGGCAAGCGCATCAGCACATTGCGCGCCGGCCGCGATATCGGCGCACGCCGCATGGAAGCCGCGCTGGCGAAGCTGTCATCGCTTTGGCCATCCGATCTCGGCTGGCCTGCCGATATTCCTCGCCCCCATACCCCGGCGCGCGTCTCCTCCACGCCGCCCCAGCCCTCCGACGCCGCTCCTCCGGTGTCGGAGGGCGCCACCCTCGAGCGGGTGACCGCATGAGCGCTCTTTCCATGATCCGTCATCTGCGTGGTCCCCCGTGATCTGACGCGCCGACCCTCACACGCCGCCCTGACTTTCGCAGCGAAAAAACCGCGAGGTGATTTTCGTGGACGCTACCGATTTGCCTTCCGGACTGCTGACGCTGATCAAGGATGCCAACCGGCAGGTCGTGCTTGCCGCCGGCGGCCCGGCCGTGGTGCAGGCGCTCACCGGGCTTTCGGCGGGCTCGATCTCGCGCATCCAGGGCGACGCCTATCCCGATCTCTTCCCGGTCTGGGCGATCGCGCTGATCGAGTTCAAGACGCAGAAGCCGATCTTCGGCCGGCTGTTCGCGACGCTCACGCAGCATCAACTGGCGCCGATCGGCGAGGGCGAAGAGGCGGGCGGCCATCTGGTCGTCGACCTGGTCGACTTCACCGTGCAGGCGGCGCGCGTCTCTTCCTCCCTCGGCTCGGCGCTCGCCGACAACATCGTGACGCCGAAGGAAGCGAAGGCGACGCTCGCCGAATTCGGCGCGCTGGAGCGGCAAATCGACCGCGCCAAGGGCAAGCTTGCCCCAATCGCCAGCGGCCGCAAATGACCATCACGCGGCTCACCTTCCAGCGGAACGGCCGGCGCATCAGCGTCACCGTACTGACGCCCGACCGGGCGCGGCGGCGGCGGATCGCTCGCGCCATGCTCGCCGCCGGATGGCCGCATGCCCGCATCGCCGCGGCGCTGCGCATTCGTCGCGAACGGCTCGAAGCCCTGCTTGCCGAGCCCTCGCTCTTCGATCCCGCAACCCTGAAAGAGGCCGCGCGCTTCGTGCGCCGGATGGTGGCCGCATGAGCGCCGATAGCAAGGGCGGCGCCTATCGCGCGTTTCTCGAGGCGAAGATCAAGATGGCCCCGCTGCGCGGCCTGCCGATCGCGGCCGAGAGCGTCAACCCGGCACTGAAGCCGCATTGCCGCGCCATCGTGCCCTGGCTGGTCAAGGGCGGGCGGCGGGCGCTGTTCGCCGCCTTCGGGCTGCACAAGACGGCGATGCAGCTGGAGACGCTGCGGCAGATCCTTGGCCAGTTTCCCGGCGAGGCAGCGCTGATCGTGCTGCCGCTCGGCGTCAGGCAGGAATTCATCCGCGAGGCGCGCGAGCGCTTCACCGGCGCCTGTGAAGTCCGGGTGAAATTCATCCGCTCGGCGGCGGAGATCGAGCCCGGCGTGATCCATCTCACCAATTACGAGACGGTGCGCGACGGCAAGCTCGACCCGGCCCTCTTCACCGCCGCCTCGCTCGACGAGGCCTCGGTGCTGCGCGGCTTCGGCGGGACCAAGACCTTCCGCGAGTTCATGCGCCTCTTCGACAAGGTGCGCTTCCGCTTCGTCGCCACGGCGACGCCCTCGCCCAACGAATTCATCGAGCTGCTTTCCTATGCCGCCTTTCTCGGCGTCATGGATGTCGGCGAGGCGAAGACGCGCTTCTTCCGGCGCGACAGCGAGCATGCCGACCAGCTGACGCTGCATCCGCACAAGGAACAGGAGTTCTGGCTGTGGGTGGCGAGCTGGGCGCTCTTCATCACCAAGCCGTCCGATCTCGGCTTTTCCGACGAGGGCTATGAGCTGCCGGCGCTCGACCTTCGCTGGCATGAGATCGGCTCCGACCACGCCGCCGCCGGCGAGGAGAAGGACGGGCAAGGGCGGCTCCTGAAGGACAGCGCACGCGGTCTCGTCGAGGCGGCGCGCGAGAAGCGCGACAGCCTGCCCCGGCGCATCGAGCGGCTGCAGGCGATCCGCGCCGAGGACCCGGCCGCGCACCGTATCATCTGGCACGACCTCGAGGCCGAGCGGCAAGCCATCGAGAAGGCGATCCCGACCGCGCTCGCCGTCTGGGGCTCACAGGATCTCGACGAGCGCGAGCAGCGGATCATCGACTTCTCGGACGGCAGGTTCGCCGAGCTGGCGGCGAAGCCCGTCATTGCCGGCTCGGGCTGCAACTTCCAGCGCCACTGCGCGCAGGCCGTCTTTCTCGGCATCGGCTTCAAGTTCAACGACTTCATCCAGGCCGTGCACCGCATCCAACGCTTCGGGCAGAGCCGGCCCGTCCGCATCGATCTCATCTACACCGAGGCCGAGCGCGAGGTGCGCCGCAGCCTCGAAGACAAATGGGCGCGCCACAAGGAGCTCGGCGAGAAGATGACCGCGATCATGCGCGACTATGGGCTGTCGCACGCCGCCTTCGCCGAGACTCTGACGCGCTCTCTGGGCGTCGAGCGGGTCGTCTCGACGGGCGAGAACTACACGCTCGTCAACAATGACTGCGTCGAGGAGACGGCGCGGATGGGAACCGACAGCGTCGACCTCATCGTCACGTCGATCCCCTTCTCGACGCAGTATGAATACACGCCCTCCTACAATGATTTCGGGCACACCGACGACAACGACCATTTCTGGGCGCAGATGGACTTCCTGACGCCGGAGCTTCTGCGCGTGCTGAAGCCCGGCCGCTGCGCCGTCATCCATGTCAAGGACCGGATCGTGCCGGGGGGCCTTTCGGGCCTCGGCTTCCAGACGGTCTACCCCTTCTCCGACGCGACGATCGCGCATTTCCAGAAGCACGGCTTCGCCTTCCTGTCGCGGATCACCAACGTCACCGACGTGGTGCGGGAGAACGCGCAGACCTATCGGCTCGGCTGGAGCGAGCAATGCAAGGACGGGTCGCGCATGGGCAACGGCATGCCCGAATATGTGCTGACCTTCCGCAAGCCGCCGACCGACCGCAGCAACGGCTATGCCGACGCGCCGGTGAAGAAGACGAAGCGGATGGCCGACAAGGGCGGCTGGAGCGGCGAGGGCTATAGCCGCGCGCGCTGGCAACTCGACGCCGCCGGCTTCTGGCGCTCCTCCGGCGACCGGCTGCTCGAGCCGGGCGCGCTGGTCGGCCTCGACGCCAAGATCGCCTATCGCATGTGGAAGCGCTTCAACCTCCAGGCGGTCTACGACCTCGAGCATCACATCGCCATCGCCGAAGCGCGCGAGCTGGTCGGGCAGCTGCCGCCCGATTTCGCGCTGCTGCCCGTCCATTCCTGGCATGAGGAGGTCTGGACCGATGTCGCGCAGATGCGCTCGCTCAACACGATGCAGGCCGGCAAGGGCGCCGAGAAGCATCTCTGCCCCCTGCCCTTCGACATCGTCAACCGCGCCATCCTGCAGCGCTCCGAGCCCGGCGAAACCGTGCTCGACCCGTTCGGCGGGCTGATGACGACGCCCTATTGCGCCGTGAAGCTCGGCCGCAAGGGCATCGGAATCGAGCTCAACCCGCGCTACTTCCTCGACGGCTGCCGGTGGGTGGAAGCCGCCGCGCGCGAGATCGCCGTGCCGACGCTGTTCGACCTGCTCGGCGCCGAGGCCTCGGCCGAGGGCGACGAGGGCGGGATCGCGGAGGCAGCGGAGTGAATGTGGCTCTTCGTCCCCGGCCTCTCGACGTCATCAGCCTGTGCACCGGAGGCGGAGGGCTTGACCTTGCCCTCGACCTCGCCGTTCCGGGATCTCGCGCCGTCGTTGTGGTGGAGAGGGAAGCCTTCGCCGTTGCCCATCTGGTCGCGGCGATGGACGCGGGTCTCCTGGCTCCGGCGCCTGTCTGGTCGGATGTCGGCACCTTCGACGGCCGCCCCTGGCGCGGCCTCGTGGATGGCCTCATTGGCGGCATCCCGTGCCAGCCGCACAGCCTCGCCGGCCGCAAGCGCGGCAGCCTCGACGAGCGCGACCTCTGGAGCGACACGCGGCGCATCATCGCCCGCGCAAGGCCGTGGTTCGTCCTCATCGAGAACGTCGCCGGCATGCTCGCGGCGGGGGCTGACGAAATCGCTGGAGCGGAGCGCGTATGGCGAGACCTTCGCAAGCTGGGCTTCGCGGTTGAGGCAGGACTGTTCCGCGCGTCGGAAGTCGGCGCGCCGCACGAGCGCGAGCGGCTCTTCATCCTCGGGCTGGCCGACACCGGATGCGAACCTGATGAACGATCAGGAAAAGCCGGAGAGCTTCGCGGCGCGGCAGGAGCGACAGAAGGCGAAGGGCATCAACGGCAATGGCATGGGGATGCCGCTCGCGATGGCGGCGCGGACATGGCCGACGCCGACGACGCGGGATCACAAGGGCGGCGGGGATGCTTTGATCCGATCGGACGGCAAGATCCGCAACGACATGCTCGACTGGGTAGCGGAGAAATGGGCGACGCCGAGGGTCGAGATTGCCCGGGCGCTCGGCAACCCGAAGCACATCACGCCGACGCGCGCAAACGGCAACCTCGAGGATCAGGTCGTGGCGGTCCCCTCTTTCCGCCTGGACCAGCAGATCACGACGGATGGCGAGGAGTCCTCGCATATTCGCCGGACCTTGAACCCGCTGTTCGTCGAATGGCTGATGGGCTGGCCGCCCGGGTGGACCTTTCTGGGCCTCACGCCGCCCGCGTCGAGCGGCTGCGCATGCTCGGTAACGGCGTTGTCCCGCTTCAGGGCGGATATGCGATCCGCGCTCTCCTCGCTCGGCACGCCGCCCGCGGCTCCGCCCGAGCAGCCGAGCTTCTTGTGAGGGAGGGCGCAGCATGACCATCGAAACCCGGCGCGACGAGATCGAGTGCTGGCCGACGCGGCAGGACTGCATCGAGCAGAATCGGCGTGCGCTGGCCGCGATGCTGAAGCATCACGGGCATATCCCGCCCGAGCGGGACTGCTCGGCCGAGGCGCTGGCGATCCGCGCGCAGCTCGGGCGATGGTCGCCGCGCTCGCGCCGCGCGCTCGCCGTTCGGCCCGATGCCGGAAGGTCGCCGGCGATGGCCGAGGACCTCGCCGCGCTGCTCGCCGAGATCTGCGGGCGCTACCAGGTCTCCGAACGCCAGATCCGCGAGCATGGCGGCTCGACCAATGCCCGCCTCGCGCGGCAGGCGCTGTTCCATGCGGCCTATCACCAGCTCGGGATGACCAAGGCCGCCATCGGCGGCGCCTTCGACCGCTCGGCGCAATCGGTCGGCCAGACAATCCGCTTCGTCGAGACCGGATCGTCGCGATGACCGCCCTTGCCTCGCCAGCCGTCGACGACTGGATCGACCGCGCGCGGGCCGTGCCGATCGAGGAGGTTGCCGCGCGGCTCTACGGGCTCGACTGGAAGAGCCGCGGCCACGAGATGGCATGGGCGTGTCCTGCCTGCGGCGGGCATGACCGCTTCTCGATCAACCGGCGCAAGCAGGTGTTCCATTGCCGCGCCTCCGGCGAAGGCGGCGACGTCATCGCCATGGTCCGCTATCTCGACGCCTGCGACTTCACCGCGGCCTGCGAGCGGATCACCGGCGAGGCGCGGCCGGACGGCGCCGGCGGCACGGTCGACGAGGCCGAGCAGCGGCGGCGGGCCGAGCAGCGCGCGGCCGAGCACGAGGAACGCGAGCGCGCCGCGGCGGACTATCGCGAGGCCGAGCGGCGGCGATCATGGAAAATCTGGCAGGAGGCCGTGGCGATCCGGCCGATCGACCCGATCGGGCGTTACCTCGCCGCGCGCGGGATCGCGACCGCCGCGCTTGGCGGCGCGCGCCTCAAGATGACGCCCTCCCTCCCCTTCTATCAGCTCGACGGAAAGCGGCCGCGCGAGGTGCATAGGGGCCCGGCCATGGTCGGCGCCATCATCGGGCCGGACGGGCGGTTCCGCGGCGTCCACACGACATGGGTCGACCCGGCGACGCATGCGAAGGCCGAGATCGCCGATCCCGAAACCGGCGAAGTGCTCTCGCCGAAGAAGGTGCGCGGCTCGGCCGGCGGCAACCATATTCCACTCTCCCGCAACCCCGTGGCCAGGCGGCTCGTCGTTGGCGAGGGGATCGAGACGGTGCTCTCGGTCAAGCATGCCTGCGCGGCCGAGATGCTGCCCGGCTGGATGGGCGAGACGCTCTTCGTCGCCGGGATCTCGCTGGGCAATATCGGCGGGCGCGCGATGGACACGATCCCGCATCCGACCGCGACCCGCACCGACACGCTCGGCCGGGTGCGCAAGCAGCGCGTGCCGAACGACCAGCCCGACCGCGACCCGCGCTATGCGGCGCTGATGCCGCCCGACGGGGTCGAGGATGTGATCCTGCTCGGCGACGGCGACAGCGACCGCTTCACCACCGAGATGACGCTGCGCCGCGCGGCCGCGCGCTGGGCTCGGCCGGGCCGCGTGATCAAGGTCGCCTGGGCGCCGGCCGGCGGCGACTGGAACGATGTGCTGAGGGGGAAGTGACTAATGACGCTAGTCCTCCGTAAGCATGACGATGTAGCTCTCCTCATCGAGCGCAACGCTGCGCGAGTAAAAGGCGTCCTCAAGCGTACCCATATCGACAAAAGGGGACGTAATCGTTCCATCTTGGAAAAGCCGCTCACGTACATTGTCCATCGCCTGGGCGATTACAACAGCTTTCGCAGCGTATTTCTTTATGACGTCACTCGGACTTTCCCCAACGGCTGCGTTACCTATCTTGAGATTGCCGAAATCATTTCGGAAGAAATTGAGCACGATGCCGAGGCGTCCATCGATCTCGAAAACCTCGGAGTGGTACCTGTTGATGTATTCACCAGCAACGACTGCCCTTTGGAGCGACCATACTCCGCTGTCAAGCGCGCTCGCAATAAATCTAAGGTCTACAGCGACAGCCAAGAGTATGTCGGTATTTCTCTTCAGCGCTGCGGTCCGATGAAAGCGCTCGTTAGCTTCGATTTGAGCTTGGGCGGCATCCCAAGCTCTACGAGCGGCCCAAAATGCGGCTGCTATCGCGCCTGCAGAAGTGAGTGTTGGTCCAAGTTTATCGATCATATCGAGCGGCGCAAGCGATGGCGTGGCGACCAAGATTGTGAAGCCGCCGATCGCCGTCAGAACGAAGGTGATCGCCCAAGCGGCTTCGCCCAACCATTCCTTTTGCATAACTTCCCCCAGTCTATCGGTGGCTCATGCTAGACGATCCGCGCCGCCAAATCGCCGATGCGATCGCGCATGCCCAACCGATCGGCCCCGAACCCCCTTCCTCGGAGGGCGGCGACTTCGACGCCGGCGATGGGCCGGCGCCGTTCGGCGACTATGACGGCGACGAGAACGGGCCTTCCGACCTGCCGCCCGATGGCAGCGTCGATCCGAACCTCGTCGCCGAATGCGCCCCGCTCGACCATTCCGACACCGACAACGGGCTGCGGCTGCGCAAGCATTTCGGCCGCGACCTCGTCGTGATGGAGCAGGCCGGCGCCAAGGTTCCGGCCTTCGTCGCCTGGACCGGGACACATTGGGACGTCGACACCGGCGGGCCGGCCGCGATGCGCATCGCGCAGAAGATCGGCGCGCTGATCGCGCTCGAGGCCGACCATCTCACCGCGACGCCCGACGAGATCAAGGCCATGCGCCGCGGCGCCGACGCCGAGGACGAGCTCGACACGCTCGAAGCAAAGGAGAGCCCGACCGACGCGGAGAAGCAGCGCATCCGCCTGTTGCGCGCACTCGTCGACGACGGCGAGGCGGCAAAGGCCGAGCTCAAGAAGCGGCAGATCGCGCGGCGGAAATTCGGCGTCTCTTCGAAGAACAAGGCGCGGCTCGAGGCCATGCTGGCCTGCGCGGCGCCGCATATGCTCATCGAGCCCGAGGCCTTCAACGCCAATCACCTGCTCGTCGCGACGGCGGAATGCACGCTCGCCTTCGACAGGATCTCCGATCCCGAATGCCCCGATCCGGACGTGACGCGCTGGCTCGGCCGCTGCACGCCGATCCCCGGCCATCGCCGCGAGGACATGATCACGAAGGTGCTGCCGATCGTCTATGACCCGGCCGCGACCTGCCCGCGCTTCGACGCTTTCCTCGACGAATTCCAGCCGGACGCGGCGACCCGGCGCATGCTGCAGACCTGGTGCGGGCTCGGCCTGCTCGGCCTCACCAGCCAGCATATCGTCTTCCACTACGGGCTCGGCGCCAACGGCAAGAGCGTCTTCATGGAGACGATCATGCGCGTCATGGGCGACCTCGCCGTCGGCCTGCCGGCCGAATCGATCACCGGCGACGGCGCGCGCGGCGCCGGCGCGGCGAGCCCTGACCTCGCACGGCTCTATGGCGTCCGCTGCCTGCGCGTGCTCGAGCTGGCGGCCGACCAGCCGCTGCAGGAGGCGCTGGTCAAGAAGCTGACGGGCGGCGAGCGCATTCCCGTCCGAACGCTCTTCCAGGGCTATTTCGAGTTCACGCCGATTTTCACCGGGCATATGAGCGGCAACGGCTATCCGCGGATCGACGGAACGGATAACGGAATCTGGCGGCGCATGCTCGTCGTGCACTGGCCGGTGACGATCGCCGAAGAGCGACGCGAGAATTTCGAGGACGTGCTGGCGCGGTTCGCGCCGGAATATGCCGGCATCCTCAACTGGATGATCGAGGGCGCCAAGCGCTACATGGCCGAGGGTCTCGTCATCCCCGAGGCGGTGAAGCTCGCCACCAAGGAATATCGCGACGAGATGGACCCGATCGGGCTCTTCGTCGGCGATTGCGTCAGCCCGGCCGCGGGCGAGAGCGTCACGGCGCGCGAGATGTATCAGGCCTATGTCGCGTGGTCGGAGGCGAACGCCAAGAAGGCCTTCTTCGAGACGAAGTTCGGCCGCGTGATGAAGACGCGCTTCCGCCGCTCCGAGGGCAGTCCGCGCCGTTATCTCGACTGCCGCCTGCACGATGTGCCGGCCACCGCGCCCCGCAGCCCCTCGCCAGAGGATTACGAACCCTGAGACCCTGCGGGGACATCACAGGGTTCACAGGGTTTCACAGGGTTTGCGTCAAACCCTGTGACGCGAAAAAGCGTGACTGCTCAAGGCGATAGACTGCCGATCACAGGGTTCACAGGGTTTTCGCGCCTGCGCCTATACATGCGGGGGTTCGGGGGATCATCAGTCGGCGGCGATTGATGGTGCTTTTACTTCACATATACGCGAGAAAACCCTGCAAACCCTGATCCTCATTCCATAAGATATTGATCCTTATGATATAATCGCTTCCCAGGGTTTGATTTGAACCCTGTGAAACCCTATCGAACCCTAATGCGGAGACAGCGCCATGGTGAAGCGGATCGGGATCGAGGCCTTGTTGCGGTGGACCTATCGGGACGAGCTGCCGAAGGCCGGGGCCGCGCGGGCGCTGTCCGGCGTCGGCATCAAGCGGGCCTATTCGGCCGTCGAGGCCTATGGCGAATATCTCTCGCTGATCGACTGCGCCGGCGAGAACCGCTTCGGCGTCGTGGCGGACCTGATGGCCATGGCCGAGCCGTCGATCGATGCGGTGCGCGTCTATGAGGCGGTGCAGGCGCTGGCGGGCGTCGAATTCGAGCTCGAGGCCGATGACGGCCTGCTCTCGGACATGCCGGTGATCGGTGACGAGATGCCCGGCGTCCTGGCGCGGGCGCAGAACCGTGTGACGATCGTCGATGCGCAGGGCGCGCGGCTCATCAAGGGCGGGCCGGTCGGTCTGATCGTCAAGCATGCGCTGCTCGGCGGGTGTCCCGTCTGGGAGGGCGAGGAGCCGGAGCGACGGTTCAGGCGCGCAGCGAGCGGCAATGGCGCGGCGTGGTTCCGCACGATCGTCATCGAGACCTCGGGCGGGCCGATGGAATGCGAGGTCGACGGCTGGGATGCGACGGGCAAGCGCCCTATGCCGGGCGCCTATCGCAAGGTCGAGTTCGATCCCGACCCGGCGCCGGTCGCGGAAGGGCGGATCGAATACAAGGTCTGGCACGCGGCACTCGGCGTCCTCACCGATGCGCTCACCGGCGCGCTGGACGGGTTCGACGTCGTGCCGACCGAGCGCCCTGCCCGGCCCTGGGAAGAGGCGCCGGAGGTGGCGCCGCAGGTGCTGCCGAACCTGACGGCGGCGGCGACGTGGCAGGGCCGGCTTTCGCATGCTGATCGAAAGCGGCTCGCCGCTTGACTTGC
Encoded here:
- a CDS encoding XRE family transcriptional regulator: MDNMATMMRYENRTVNGTDTGCGFDSVAVRKPIMATRHDILLQRIEERLKALGLSREAASTRAGMSRDGLRNLTRAKGRMPRSENLAKIAAVLETTTSYLLGETDQVADDADGAPPQPEPPQPVLLTPDQLAREAFDSSSEVRLADVRLPSRAEMPLNVPVYGLAAGSLMGTFEGFNFEGEIVDYARRPPALAHIKDAYALYITGHSMEPQHLDGDLRFVNPHKPVRRGDTVAIHIRNGPHAPLQCYIKIFLERRQSGVVARQLNPEATMEFAAQTVVAVHRVLSMNDLFGL
- a CDS encoding DNA methyltransferase, whose amino-acid sequence is MSADSKGGAYRAFLEAKIKMAPLRGLPIAAESVNPALKPHCRAIVPWLVKGGRRALFAAFGLHKTAMQLETLRQILGQFPGEAALIVLPLGVRQEFIREARERFTGACEVRVKFIRSAAEIEPGVIHLTNYETVRDGKLDPALFTAASLDEASVLRGFGGTKTFREFMRLFDKVRFRFVATATPSPNEFIELLSYAAFLGVMDVGEAKTRFFRRDSEHADQLTLHPHKEQEFWLWVASWALFITKPSDLGFSDEGYELPALDLRWHEIGSDHAAAGEEKDGQGRLLKDSARGLVEAAREKRDSLPRRIERLQAIRAEDPAAHRIIWHDLEAERQAIEKAIPTALAVWGSQDLDEREQRIIDFSDGRFAELAAKPVIAGSGCNFQRHCAQAVFLGIGFKFNDFIQAVHRIQRFGQSRPVRIDLIYTEAEREVRRSLEDKWARHKELGEKMTAIMRDYGLSHAAFAETLTRSLGVERVVSTGENYTLVNNDCVEETARMGTDSVDLIVTSIPFSTQYEYTPSYNDFGHTDDNDHFWAQMDFLTPELLRVLKPGRCAVIHVKDRIVPGGLSGLGFQTVYPFSDATIAHFQKHGFAFLSRITNVTDVVRENAQTYRLGWSEQCKDGSRMGNGMPEYVLTFRKPPTDRSNGYADAPVKKTKRMADKGGWSGEGYSRARWQLDAAGFWRSSGDRLLEPGALVGLDAKIAYRMWKRFNLQAVYDLEHHIAIAEARELVGQLPPDFALLPVHSWHEEVWTDVAQMRSLNTMQAGKGAEKHLCPLPFDIVNRAILQRSEPGETVLDPFGGLMTTPYCAVKLGRKGIGIELNPRYFLDGCRWVEAAAREIAVPTLFDLLGAEASAEGDEGGIAEAAE
- a CDS encoding DNA cytosine methyltransferase is translated as MALRPRPLDVISLCTGGGGLDLALDLAVPGSRAVVVVEREAFAVAHLVAAMDAGLLAPAPVWSDVGTFDGRPWRGLVDGLIGGIPCQPHSLAGRKRGSLDERDLWSDTRRIIARARPWFVLIENVAGMLAAGADEIAGAERVWRDLRKLGFAVEAGLFRASEVGAPHERERLFILGLADTGCEPDERSGKAGELRGAAGATEGEGHQRQWHGDAARDGGADMADADDAGSQGRRGCFDPIGRQDPQRHARLGSGEMGDAEGRDCPGARQPEAHHADARKRQPRGSGRGGPLFPPGPADHDGWRGVLAYSPDLEPAVRRMADGLAARVDLSGPHAARVERLRMLGNGVVPLQGGYAIRALLARHAARGSARAAELLVREGAA
- a CDS encoding DUF7146 domain-containing protein, whose translation is MTALASPAVDDWIDRARAVPIEEVAARLYGLDWKSRGHEMAWACPACGGHDRFSINRRKQVFHCRASGEGGDVIAMVRYLDACDFTAACERITGEARPDGAGGTVDEAEQRRRAEQRAAEHEERERAAADYREAERRRSWKIWQEAVAIRPIDPIGRYLAARGIATAALGGARLKMTPSLPFYQLDGKRPREVHRGPAMVGAIIGPDGRFRGVHTTWVDPATHAKAEIADPETGEVLSPKKVRGSAGGNHIPLSRNPVARRLVVGEGIETVLSVKHACAAEMLPGWMGETLFVAGISLGNIGGRAMDTIPHPTATRTDTLGRVRKQRVPNDQPDRDPRYAALMPPDGVEDVILLGDGDSDRFTTEMTLRRAAARWARPGRVIKVAWAPAGGDWNDVLRGK